Proteins found in one Candidatus Binatia bacterium genomic segment:
- a CDS encoding DEAD/DEAH box helicase produces the protein MKTPKLVALAADVFPSDDSSDFPAESVAEAPVPRKRAKAKKAVTVTEDAAVADPEPVSPFAAVAAPLRKALEDRGFTDLTVVQRAVLADSAMGRDLQISSQTGSGKTVALGLVLAPQLLEIASQAATGKDARPLRALRGLVIVPTRELAVQVSTELAWLYAGIAGLTVECMTGGSSVGQERRRLERKPTVVVGTPGRLLDHIRTRALDCSSLIELVLDEADRMLDMGFREELEAILEATPAERRTHLVSATFPSDIQKLARKYQKEPLAVQGTRLGASNEDIEHVGHLVRLHDRFAAIVNLLLLTEDERTLIFVNTRAQASELADQLAGEGFAAAAISGELEQSQRTRTLDAFRSGVTNVLVATDVAARGLDIADVALVIHTDAPFDAESYTHRAGRTGRAGRKGRSVLLSTPMRQKKVEYLLSRARVKFDWREVPSAANVEKALAKRERRRIREALTAATEPTPTQISFAEKLLEDADPSHVVASLIELCRDPRRTAPREVETFTPTAMRARVPSERGNWQDRPDPRERSSAPRGADARPMRRMEARDAGEPRFARRTDSRDSSPAYSRGDESDRRTAPRQLADRFEMNWGHEGGATPQRVLAVLCRRGDVTSRAIGTIDIDSYVTSFEVARENSRDFEHNASMPDDRDPRLIIRRARARERVARRGRD, from the coding sequence ATGAAAACTCCCAAGCTGGTCGCTCTCGCGGCCGACGTGTTCCCGTCCGACGATTCGTCCGATTTCCCTGCCGAATCCGTGGCGGAAGCCCCCGTTCCCCGCAAGCGCGCGAAGGCGAAGAAAGCCGTCACCGTCACCGAAGACGCCGCCGTCGCCGATCCGGAGCCGGTCTCGCCGTTCGCTGCCGTCGCCGCTCCGCTGCGCAAGGCGCTGGAGGATCGCGGGTTCACGGATCTCACCGTCGTCCAGCGCGCGGTGCTCGCCGACTCCGCGATGGGCCGCGACCTTCAGATTTCGTCGCAGACCGGCTCGGGCAAGACCGTGGCGCTCGGGCTCGTACTGGCGCCTCAACTGCTCGAGATCGCCAGCCAAGCGGCGACCGGCAAGGATGCCAGACCGCTGCGGGCGCTGCGCGGGCTCGTCATCGTTCCGACGCGCGAGCTTGCCGTGCAGGTCAGCACCGAGCTCGCATGGCTCTACGCCGGCATCGCCGGCCTCACCGTCGAGTGCATGACCGGCGGCAGCAGCGTCGGCCAGGAGCGCCGCCGCCTCGAACGCAAGCCCACCGTCGTCGTCGGGACGCCCGGGCGCCTGCTCGATCACATCCGCACCCGGGCCCTCGATTGTTCGTCGCTGATCGAGCTCGTGCTCGATGAAGCCGACCGCATGCTCGACATGGGCTTTCGCGAAGAGCTCGAAGCGATCCTCGAAGCGACGCCCGCCGAGCGCAGGACGCACCTCGTCTCGGCCACGTTCCCGTCGGACATCCAGAAGCTCGCACGCAAGTACCAGAAGGAGCCGCTCGCCGTTCAGGGCACGCGGCTCGGCGCGAGCAACGAGGACATCGAGCACGTCGGACATCTCGTGCGGCTGCACGATCGCTTCGCCGCGATCGTCAACCTGCTGCTGCTCACGGAAGACGAACGTACGCTGATTTTCGTGAACACGCGCGCCCAGGCTTCCGAGCTTGCCGACCAGCTTGCGGGCGAGGGCTTTGCCGCCGCCGCGATCAGCGGCGAGCTCGAGCAGAGCCAGCGCACGCGCACGCTCGATGCGTTCCGCAGCGGTGTCACGAACGTGCTCGTCGCAACCGACGTGGCCGCGCGCGGCCTCGACATCGCCGACGTCGCGCTCGTCATCCACACCGACGCTCCGTTCGACGCCGAGAGCTATACGCACCGCGCCGGTCGCACCGGCCGCGCCGGCCGCAAGGGCCGCAGCGTGCTGCTGTCGACTCCGATGCGGCAGAAAAAGGTCGAGTACCTGCTCTCCCGCGCGAGGGTCAAGTTCGACTGGCGCGAGGTGCCGAGCGCTGCGAACGTCGAAAAGGCGCTCGCCAAACGCGAGCGCCGCCGCATCCGCGAGGCTCTCACCGCGGCCACGGAACCGACCCCGACGCAGATCAGCTTTGCCGAGAAGCTCCTCGAGGATGCCGATCCGTCCCACGTCGTCGCGAGCCTGATCGAGCTTTGTCGTGACCCACGCCGGACCGCGCCTCGGGAAGTCGAGACGTTCACGCCCACCGCGATGCGGGCGCGCGTGCCGTCCGAGCGCGGCAACTGGCAGGACCGTCCCGATCCGCGCGAGCGCAGCAGCGCGCCACGCGGTGCCGATGCGCGTCCGATGCGGCGCATGGAAGCGCGTGATGCCGGCGAGCCACGCTTTGCCAGGCGTACAGATTCCCGCGATTCCTCGCCTGCGTATTCGCGAGGAGACGAGAGCGACCGCCGCACCGCGCCGCGTCAGCTCGCCGATCGCTTCGAGATGAACTGGGGCCACGAAGGGGGCGCCACGCCCCAGCGCGTGCTCGCGGTGCTATGCCGGCGCGGCGACGTCACCAGCCGCGCAATCGGCACGATCGACATCGACTCGTACGTCACGTCCTTCGAAGTCGCGCGGGAGAACTCGCGGGACTTCGAGCACAACGCCTCGATGCCCGACGATCGCGATCCTCGCCTGATCATTCGCCGCGCCCGCGCGCGCGAACGCGTGGCGCGTCGCGGTCGGGACTGA
- a CDS encoding TetR/AcrR family transcriptional regulator — MENPRGFPPLTGKREHTKAENRAAILAAARVLFADPGFEATTIRDVIRATDLAAGTFYNYFRDKESVLRALLDEKMAEMQQRARDARRGALTVEEIVQRTIESSFAMLIEDRAVFHLLRRNAGAVRAILDEPSFVAVGDELKRELERSLERSGAAKVDAEYLTAAISGIAFEVAAAAVDRPPGELPAAADFAVRLVLGGVAALLKNKGARVPVRRASRRVPGSARSSDENPSDTPRRPSAKLRRTSVSAAKTRTPR; from the coding sequence GTGGAGAATCCGCGTGGCTTCCCGCCGCTGACCGGCAAGCGCGAGCACACCAAGGCCGAGAACCGCGCGGCCATCCTCGCCGCTGCGCGCGTCCTGTTCGCCGATCCCGGATTCGAGGCCACGACGATTCGCGATGTGATCCGGGCAACCGACCTGGCCGCCGGGACCTTTTACAACTACTTCCGCGACAAGGAGTCGGTGCTGCGCGCGCTGCTCGACGAAAAGATGGCCGAGATGCAGCAGCGGGCGCGCGACGCGCGTCGCGGCGCACTCACGGTCGAGGAGATCGTGCAGCGGACCATCGAGTCGTCGTTCGCAATGCTGATCGAGGACCGCGCAGTCTTCCACCTGCTCCGTCGCAACGCCGGCGCCGTTCGCGCGATCCTCGACGAACCGAGCTTCGTCGCGGTCGGCGACGAGTTGAAGCGCGAGCTCGAGCGCTCTCTCGAGCGTAGTGGTGCTGCGAAGGTCGATGCCGAATACCTGACGGCAGCCATCAGCGGCATTGCCTTCGAGGTCGCGGCTGCGGCGGTGGATCGACCTCCGGGTGAGCTGCCCGCTGCTGCCGATTTCGCCGTTCGCCTCGTGCTCGGCGGCGTCGCAGCGCTGCTGAAAAACAAGGGCGCGCGCGTCCCGGTTCGCCGCGCCTCCCGCCGCGTTCCAGGCAGCGCCCGGAGCTCCGACGAAAACCCTTCGGACACACCAAGGCGCCCGAGCGCCAAACTCCGGCGGACTTCCGTTTCCGCCGCCAAGACGAGGACCCCACGATGA
- a CDS encoding cytochrome P450, protein MTETERLELGRIFIDPKAYADEKRWHAAAATLRREDPVHLVEMPGFDPFWAVMRHEHVIEIERQHEKFWNTVESVLMPSAAQEQRDAIGVPIKTLVHMDGAEHRAYRAVTHDWFKPANLKRLVGERVDGLARDFVDKMESLGGRCDFAREISFLYPIRVIMEILGVPYTDEPRMLQLTQQLFGNEDGEFSGTDDRIKAILDSLMDFAMYFSAMTADRREHPKSDLASTIANGKINGEPMGDLETASYYTIAATAGHDTTSNSLAAGMELFARHPDQLRIVQDDMSLIENAVDEIIRFATPVRHFLRHAQEDYELGGKKIKKGDRLYMAYLSANRDESVFEDPFRFDVQRRNADEHLAFGIGVHFCLGSHLARMELRAFFRELLPRLESVELDGTPQYVLATFVGGPKNVPIRYRMRPVDQRREVA, encoded by the coding sequence ATGACCGAAACCGAACGCCTCGAGCTGGGCAGGATTTTCATCGATCCGAAGGCCTACGCCGACGAGAAGCGCTGGCACGCTGCAGCCGCAACGCTGCGCCGTGAGGATCCGGTGCACCTCGTCGAAATGCCGGGTTTCGATCCGTTCTGGGCAGTGATGCGCCACGAGCACGTGATCGAGATCGAGCGCCAGCACGAAAAGTTCTGGAACACCGTCGAGTCCGTGCTGATGCCGTCGGCGGCGCAGGAGCAACGCGACGCGATCGGCGTGCCGATCAAGACCCTGGTGCACATGGACGGGGCCGAGCACCGCGCCTACCGCGCCGTCACGCACGACTGGTTCAAGCCGGCCAACCTGAAGCGCCTCGTGGGCGAGCGGGTGGACGGCCTGGCCCGGGATTTCGTCGACAAGATGGAGTCGCTCGGCGGTCGCTGCGACTTCGCGCGCGAAATTTCTTTCCTCTACCCGATCCGGGTCATCATGGAGATCCTCGGCGTTCCCTACACCGACGAGCCGCGCATGCTGCAACTCACCCAGCAGCTCTTCGGCAACGAGGACGGCGAATTCTCGGGCACCGACGACCGGATCAAGGCCATTCTCGACTCCCTGATGGATTTCGCGATGTACTTCTCGGCGATGACGGCCGATCGCCGCGAGCATCCGAAGAGCGACTTGGCCAGCACGATCGCGAACGGGAAGATCAACGGCGAGCCCATGGGGGACCTCGAAACCGCCAGCTACTACACCATTGCAGCGACCGCCGGCCACGACACGACGTCCAATTCACTGGCGGCCGGCATGGAGTTGTTCGCCCGCCACCCCGACCAGCTTCGCATCGTCCAGGACGACATGTCGCTGATCGAGAATGCCGTCGACGAGATCATCCGTTTCGCGACGCCGGTGCGGCACTTCCTGCGCCATGCCCAGGAGGACTACGAGCTCGGCGGAAAGAAGATCAAAAAGGGCGATCGCCTGTACATGGCGTACCTTTCGGCCAACCGCGACGAGAGCGTGTTCGAGGATCCGTTTCGCTTCGACGTGCAGCGCAGGAACGCCGACGAGCACCTTGCCTTCGGCATCGGCGTGCACTTCTGCCTCGGCTCGCACCTGGCGCGAATGGAGCTCCGGGCCTTCTTCCGCGAGCTGCTGCCGCGTCTGGAATCGGTGGAGCTCGACGGCACGCCGCAGTATGTGCTCGCGACCTTCGTCGGCGGTCCGAAGAACGTCCCGATCCGCTACAGGATGCGGCCGGTGGACCAGCGGCGCGAAGTAGCCTGA